A genome region from Triticum aestivum cultivar Chinese Spring chromosome 2B, IWGSC CS RefSeq v2.1, whole genome shotgun sequence includes the following:
- the LOC123047591 gene encoding disease resistance protein RGA5, with the protein MDLAMGAMGSLLPKLLEVIKDEYNLQKEVKQKVESFSTELEAMQAALGKVAEVPRDQLEDETKVWADEVRELSYEMEDVIDSFLVRVVGCDPNPNDEQNRLEKLWVSFKKLFKRGKAKHRISTDIEEIDKQLQKVAIRHERYKTPNLPAATRATLDPFLEVLYGDKKNIIGLEEARNDIIKKITEGDCKQLKTLSIVGFGGLGKTTLAKEVYDALATKFGHKAFVSVSRNPDMRKVLSDLLFKLDKKIHASHNAENLAVEKLIILIKEFLSNKRYFIILDDLWDKKAWKEISYALMDDECGSIIITTTRHVEISKECCSSKDGMIHKMKSLSDDDSQKLFYGRIFLSEVCPSRFEKVSKEILKKCAGVPLAIISLASYLANNQNRDQIDQWEALLTSIGRGLKNGDDHVDEMKRILLLSYYDLPSYLKTCFLYLSIFPEDHQISRDRLIRRWICEGFIQVKGQTSPLAENQPSLLELGDAYFNELVNRNMIMPINIHGGRVEACCVHDIMLDLICELSSEENFVTVLDFIKGDTPSEKKFRRLSLQKGMTDPTTTRMATTSMSQVRSFTTFSPSVSKIPSLSRFQVLRVLDLEGCDLQKIPGIDLSHVEKLLHLRYLGLRGTKVGKLPMEIGKLRFLQTLDLQLTNSKQLPSSVVQLRHLMCLILDFDMPLPKGFSNMTCLEQLMGHNMGFVSEETAKELGHLSRLRELAFRFDSDIGEGVDEASKALIGSLAKLYKLESLEISSPKYWFDNVLMDWVPSQNLQRLRLYGKFRRLPTWICSSSLPLLSYLDLTAIEVRSRDIQILGMLPALRYVSLDTRSTKVVVQKLVVSAGAFLQARVCLFQGIILVNPTFQHGAMPMVQRLRFGLRVNDIISPDFNLSTRNLPSLQQLRIDLLDYEIKPEDYSQAMDALRRVAEGHPKNPTLRADKFI; encoded by the exons ATGGATCTGGCCATGGGGGCCATGGGCTCCCTCCTCCCCAAGCTGCTCGAGGTCATCAAGGACGAGTACAACCTACAGAAGGAAGTTAAGCAAAAGGTCGAGTCCTTCTCCACTGAGCTGGAAGCTATGCAAGCTGCCCTTGGCAAGGTGGCAGAGGTGCCGCGGGATCAACTCGAAGACGAGACCAAAGTTTGGGCTGACGAAGTTAGGGAGCTGTCTTACGAAATGGAGGATGTCATCGACTCTTTCCTGGTGCGTGTTGTGGGCTGCGACCCCAACCCTAATGATGAGCAGAACAGGCTCGAGAAGCTCTGGGTCAGCTTCAAGAAGCTGTTTAAAAGGGGCAAGGCAAAACATCGGATTTCCACAGATATTGAAGAGATTGACAAGCAGTTGCAAAAAGTCGCCATCCGACACGAAAGGTATAAAACTCCTAATCTACCTGCAGCCACAAGGGCCACCCTTGATCCTTTCTTGGAGGTTCTCTATGGAGATAAGAAGAATATCATCGGCCTAGAGGAAGCAAGGAACGATATTATCAAGAAGATCACTGAGGGTGACTGTAAGCAACTCAAGACACTCTCTATTGTTGGATTTGGAGGATTGGGCAAGACTACGCTTGCCAAAGAAGTATATGATGCCCTTGCAACAAAATTTGGACACAAAGCTTTTGTGTCTGTGTCTCGGAATCCCGACATGAGGAAAGTATTAAGCGATCTTCTCTTTAAACTTGACAAGAAAATACATGCTAGTCATAATGCAGAAAATTTGGCAGTAGAGAAGCTCATCATCCTAATTAAAGAATTTCTTAGCAACAAAAG GTACTTTATAATTCTCGATGATTTATGGGATAAAAAAGCATGGAAAGAAATCAGTTATGCACTTATGGACGATGAGTGTGGAAGTATAATAATCACTACAACCCGCCATGTTGAGATCTCTAAGGAATGTTGCTCTTCTAAAGATGGTATGATTCATAAGATGAAATCTCTCTCTGATGATGACTCACAAAAACTTTTCTATGGAAGAATATTTCTAAGTGAGGTGTGTCCTTCTCGGTTTGAGAAAGTATCCAAAGAGATCTTGAAGAAATGTGCAGGGGTACCATTAGCCATCATTAGTCTGGCTAGTTATTTGGCTAACAATCAGAACAGAGACCAAATTGATCAATGGGAAGCTTTGCTCACTTCTATTGGCCGTGGACTTAAAAATGGTGATGATCATGTGGACGAGATGAAGAGGATATTGTTATTGAGCTATTATGATCTCCCTTCCTATTTGAAAACATGCTTTTTATATCTAAGTATCTTTCCCGAAGATCATCAAATTAGCAGAGACCGGTTGATAAGGAGATGGATTTGTGAAGGTTTTATCCAAGTAAAAGGTCAAACCAGCCCACTTGCAGAAAATCAACCTAGTCTCCTTGAGCTTGGAGATGCCTACTTCAACGAGTTAGTAAACAGGAACATGATCATGCCGATAAACATACATGGTGGTAGGGTTGAAGCTTGTTGTGTACATGATATAATGCTGGATCTTATATGTGAATTGTCAAGCGAAGAAAACTTTGTTACTGTATTGGACTTCATCAAGGGAGACACACCTTCGGAAAAGAAGTTCCGCAGGTTGTCCCTCCAAAAGGGCATGACAGATCCCACCACTACTCGGATGGCTACCACAAGCATGTCACAAGTGAGGTCTTTTACCACTTTTAGTCCCTCTGTCAGTAAGATTCCATCTCTTTCTAGATTTCAAGTTTTGCGTGTATTGGATCTGGAAGGTTGTGATCTTCAAAAAATCCCTGGCATTGACCTTAGTCATGTTGAGAAGTTGTTACATCTGAGATATCTGGGGTTAAGGGGCACAAAGGTTGGCAAGCTCCCTATGGAAATAGGAAAGCTACGGTTTTTGCAGACACTAGACTTGCAATTGACCAATTCAAAACAATTGCCGTCCAGTGTTGTTCAGCTGAGGCATTTGATGTGCCTAATCCTTGATTTTGATATGCCACTACCAAAAGGGTTCAGCAACATGACATGCCTTGAACAGCTGATGGGGCACAATATGGGCTTTGTTTCTGAAGAAACTGCAAAAGAGCTGGGCCATCTGAGCAGGTTAAGAGAGCTCGCCTTTAGATTTGATTCAGATATTGGCGAGGGAGTTGATGAAGCTAGTAAAGCTCTGATTGGATCCCTAGCCAAGCTATACAAACTCGAGAGCCTGGAGATCTCCTCTCCTAAGTATTGGTTTGACAATGTCCTTATGGATTGGGTGCCGTCACAAAACCTACAAAGGCTTAGATTGTACGGAAAATTCAGGAGGTTGCCTACATGGATTTGTTCTTCGTCTCTACCTCTACTCTCCTACCTTGATCTAACTGCCATAGAAGTGCGATCCAGAGATATCCAGATCCTTGGGATGCTGCCGGCTCTCCGTTATGTCTCCCTTGACACACGCAGTACCAAAGTAGTGGTGCAGAAGCTAGTGGTTAGCGCCGGTGCCTTCCTACAGGCGAGGGTATGCCTTTTCCAAGGAATTATACTAGTGAACCCTACGTTCCAGCACGGAGCTATGCCAATGGTTCAACGCCTCCGCTTCGGTCTCCGAGTGAATGACATCATCAGTCCCGACTTCAATTTGAGCACACGGAACCTTCCTTCGCTACAGCAACTCAGAATTGACCTTCTCGATTATGAAATCAAACCTGAGGATTATTCTCAAGCCATGGACGCGCTGAGGCGTGTGGCAGAAGGCCATCCTAAGAATCCCACCCTTCGTGCTGATAAATTCATTTGA